The following proteins are encoded in a genomic region of Leptospira ryugenii:
- a CDS encoding DegT/DnrJ/EryC1/StrS family aminotransferase, whose amino-acid sequence MLTTRKTFLPFALPSISEDAIEEVANVLRSGWVTSGPKVKQFEMEFADFVGAPIAIAVNSATAGLHLALESIGLTEKDAVITSAVTFTATTEVICYFKAEPILTDVDPINHLLTPETLLATIERECTWNGSELITKKSGKVVRAIMPVHLAGYTCDMERILTIAKKYRLYVIEDAAHAFPAVHKDKMIGNWGDFTVFSFYATKGITTGEGGMITMKDSSRADHIRKMRLHGINRDAFNRPGWYYEVVEAGYKYNLSDIQAALGIVQLKESHAFWERRTQIAKRYNETFSKIKGLKLPNEDLLGIHSWHLYRVEIDPEKAFVGRDTLAEELKERNIGSSLHFIPIFEHPYYKKKFQFDRNLFPNANTMYARTLSLPLFAGMTKQDEQDVIDAVLDIFQVK is encoded by the coding sequence ATGCTCACAACTCGCAAAACCTTTTTGCCATTCGCTCTACCTAGCATTTCAGAGGATGCCATTGAAGAGGTCGCAAATGTACTCCGTTCTGGTTGGGTAACCTCTGGTCCTAAGGTGAAACAATTCGAAATGGAATTTGCAGACTTTGTGGGTGCTCCTATTGCCATTGCCGTAAACTCGGCCACAGCTGGTCTACACCTTGCGCTGGAATCCATCGGACTCACTGAAAAAGATGCAGTGATAACGAGTGCCGTTACGTTTACCGCAACGACAGAAGTAATTTGTTATTTTAAAGCAGAACCGATTTTAACTGATGTTGACCCCATCAACCACCTATTAACTCCAGAAACTCTCTTGGCAACCATTGAACGAGAATGTACCTGGAATGGCTCAGAACTCATCACCAAAAAATCAGGCAAAGTGGTTCGCGCTATCATGCCTGTTCATTTAGCTGGCTACACTTGCGACATGGAGAGAATCCTTACCATTGCAAAAAAGTATAGGCTCTATGTGATTGAAGACGCAGCGCATGCATTCCCAGCCGTACATAAAGACAAAATGATAGGGAATTGGGGTGATTTTACAGTATTTAGTTTTTATGCGACAAAAGGCATTACTACCGGCGAAGGTGGGATGATAACAATGAAAGACTCGAGTCGCGCGGATCACATACGTAAGATGAGACTGCATGGGATTAACAGAGATGCTTTCAATCGACCTGGATGGTACTATGAAGTGGTAGAGGCTGGTTATAAGTACAATCTCAGCGATATCCAAGCCGCTCTTGGTATCGTGCAACTTAAAGAATCACACGCCTTTTGGGAAAGACGTACTCAAATTGCAAAGCGCTACAACGAAACATTCTCCAAAATCAAAGGCCTCAAATTACCAAATGAAGATCTGTTAGGCATCCATAGTTGGCATTTGTATCGAGTGGAAATCGATCCAGAAAAAGCATTTGTTGGTAGAGATACCTTAGCAGAGGAGCTGAAAGAAAGAAATATCGGATCAAGCTTACATTTCATTCCCATTTTCGAACATCCATATTACAAAAAGAAATTTCAATTTGATAGAAATTTATTTCCAAACGCAAACACGATGTACGCAAGAACTCTATCCTTACCACTATTTGCAGGAATGACAAAACAAGATGAGCAAGATGTGATTGATGCTGTCTTGGACATTTTTCAGGTCAAATAA